The sequence TCAGTTTTTCGAAGGAGTCCAGCGGCCGAAAACTCCTCCGTCTCGCGTTTGGTACCTTTACCGTAACCTGCTCCTCACTGCTCATCCCATGAAACCGCCGGAATAGAGCGCAAAGGCAACGATCCCGATAAAAAGCGCCGCATACAAATACACCCATCCTGGCTCGTGGATGAGGTCGTCCTTTACATCCTTTAAATGTAGATCACTCATAGAGCACCTCCTTGTTTGAAATATCCTGTTTTCCGTAGAAGAGTGCTGGATCGTCCTCTATGTTGGATACATAGTAATAGGCGAAGCCTTCCTTCGCCATCGCCTAGAAGAGTGAATTTTCGGCTACACCAAATGGGTGAGGGGACTTATATCGTCTGTCAGATCAAACCTAACCTTGTGCAAATCAGTACCATCACCGCACCGTCTTCTGCCTTGACACCTCGCGCTTCCTGTCGCATGATCCGCAACAACTTGAGGGGATCCGAGCGCACGATTACGCCAGACAATACGCAGGGTCTAGCTAGGTTCGTTGGGCAGGAAGCGCTTGAGAGAATAGAAGGAACTTTTTTCCATGGCAAAGAAGCTATCACCACCAGAAATCATGCGGAATCTCGCCATAGGGTATTGGGTGTCGCGTTTAGTTCATGTTGCGGCAAAGCTCCGATTGGCAGACCTACTAAAAGGCGGCTCCCGGAGTATCGAAGATTTAGCATCGGCCGCCGACGTGCAGCCGGGAGCCCTCTATCGCCTCCTTCGTGCACTCGCAAGCGTCGGCATCTTTGCAGAAACCAAAGGCCGACGGTTCAAACTCACGCCGCTTGCGGCCACGCTTCAAACCGGCGTCTCCAATTCCATGCATGCCTGGGCGCTGATGATCAATGAAAGCTGGATGTGGGACAGCTGGAAGGAGTTACTGCCGGGAGTCAAGACAGGTGAAATGCCGTTTCTGAAGGCACACGGAATGCCGATTTTCCAGTATCTTGCGCGTCATCCTGAGGATCTTGAGGTATTCGGCGAATCGATGTCTAGCCTTTCTCAGGCTGAAAATCCGGCGATTACGGCTGCGTATACGTTCACAAAAGGTCGGACCATCGTGGACGTGGGCGGCGGGCACGGCAGTCTCCTGGCCGCGATCTTAAAGAAGAACCCTACTCTGAAGGGAGTGTTGTTTGATCAGGGCGCCGTCATCGCGCGTGCCGAGAACGACAAGCACCTCACGGCAAGAGGTGTTGCGCAACGATGCCGGCTGGAATCAGGAAGCTTTTTTGAAGCGGTGCCAAAGGGCGGAGACGCGTACATCATGAAGTACATTCTGCATGACTGGAATGATGATGAGTGCGTCCAGATTCTTACCAATTGCCGGACCGCTATGAATGAAAAGGGGAAAGTGCTGGTGGTTGATAACGTCGTGTCCGCTGGGAACGACCCAAGCTGGGGGAAATTGCTCGACATACAAATGCTGATCATCGGAGGGCGTGAGCGTACGAAAGAGGAGTTTGCAGCGTTGTTTGCGGAAGCTGGGTTGAAACTGGTCAGAATTGTGCCGACCAAGTGCCCGCTCAGCATTGTGGAAGGTGTCAGACTATGATAGTCAACTATCGTTTAGTGCCAAGTTATAGATCTTGTTCGCTCATTACCGTCCTGGCCCTGTCGTTCAACGTGAACCTCACACTGCGAAGATAGAAGATTTTGATCTCGACTTGGTGTACTGTAAGGCCTCGCGTGTGTCGACCACTCTCGATGCGAGTGGTGCAGTGAGCCTGAAAACCTGGGAGGATGCATGATTGGGTGGTGGCTGCTCGGTGGGGTTGTGACGATGATGGGTGGAGTCCTTGCGTACAAGGTATGGAGACCACGCCGTCGACTCTCGTCAGGATCCCATACGGTAATGACCAAAACGACGGATGGGGAGCTCCTTCAATTTCTGGTCAGGCCAACCCGCAAGACCGGAAAAGATCTGTGAAAGGCGCAAGGGGGCACAATCACGTTTGAGCGGTCTCTAAGCCATCTGACCGCTGCGCCTCACGTTATAGATATGCGTGTCGACAAGAAGAAAAGTGGTCCCATCCAGTTTGACCGCGCCAACCGCTAGTTATCTGCTGAGCTAGACACCACACCGTCGATTCCACGGAAGCTGCATCCTTCCCAGCTGTCCGCAAACGTAGAATAAGAAGATTCGAATCCCTTGTTTTCTGTCACGTGGCGGCAGCGAAGAAAAAGATATGGCAGTGTCGCGGGATTCTGCCAAAGCTCCAGTGCCATCGATTATGAGACAATTTATCCGCAGACGAGATGTGCCACAACAGCCAGCCGGCGAGGTGCGTCGAGTGAAACCAGGTCAGGAGTTCCGGTTCCGCATCCCCTTAATCGAACAGTAAAGCGCATACCCCTGAGCCACCATTCCAGTCACCAGCAATCCAAGTGCGGTCTGTAACCAATGAGAGTCAGGATGATCCAGCCCATACATCCCGAGGACGAACCCGAGCGCGATGGCAATAATACCGACCGATCGTGCGATGATGGCGCTCAGCCGCCAATTCTTGGGTGATGGGACGGTGGAAGGCTGCATTGATCCACTCTCCGTGTGATTCGAATGAGCGGCGAATTAATCCTTCAACAACAACCAGTTATCTCTGATAACAATTTCTCGCTGGATCCTCATCAGGCGAGTTGGCCGCGCAGTTTGGTCCCATGGGTCGAGGCGCCTTTACGTAGCCTTCAACCGTGTAGTTCTTTTTCAAGATCGCCACATGCAACTCGTGACAGGATCCTGAACACCCAGGTGCCGTCGGGAGTGGATTGCTGAGCGCAACGGATTGTCCGCTGATCGGGATGAAGCGTGGATAGGTGATGGTGGTCTTACCGAACGTGAGTTGTCCGTGGTGCGAGGATTGCTCGACACGGGTGGTGAATGTCGGGCGGACCTGTTCTGGTCTCAACACCGTGGCCCAGGTGGGATCGTCTGGGGCATAGAGGAAGGCGTTATTCCCACGATGGCATTCGGTGCAGGGCACGGTGCCTGAAGCAAATCCTTGGACAGGATCACGGAGTGAGTCGATCGACACTTCGGTCGTCTCGGATGTCCATCGCGTTATTGGTGAGCTCGGGTCGTTGCTCCAAAAACAGGCGTGTCCCGTCGTGGCGCTTTGACAAATGATTTGAAACGATCCGTTACTTCTTCCCAGGGCAATGCAGGCACCTCTCACGTCGGGTGCGGCGTACGACCAGACGCTCGCGAATGAGGTATCATCGACCGGAGTCTGATCGAGTGCATTCGGCGTCAATAATATTACATGAAGATTGCCGTGGCGCTCCCATTCTGATGCGGACGGTGTCCAATCTGGTGGAACCGGAACGCCTTTATCACGGCATGACGTCAGATAATTACCTTCACTGACAACGGCTACGTGTGCTGGTTCGGTTGTTCCAGACGTGTGAGGCTGGGCTACTTCTTTCGGCAACTCAATGAGCGAACAGCTTATGAGGAGTACACCAAGCAATGGAAAAATAGATGATCCGAGCGATCTCACAATGACGCCAAGCTCCATGGAATCATCTCTCATTCGTCCAGGAAACATAAGTCGCGTGATAATACGCTGTGAAGCAGGATGTCAAGGGATACCATCCGAAGAATGATCATCTCAGCAGATGGTGAATGGTATGACCAGTGTCAGTACGGGCCGCGTTGAAAAAATATCTCTGACCTTCAGAGAAAGATGATTGACAATTTTCCTCACCTAGGATACTGCTCCGGTCGGAATAGAGAGGGCATGGAAATTCCCACGCAGGCTCGATGAAACGCTCCGCGCAAGCAAAGTTCCGCACCTACTGAGTGATCGTTTCCGTGAAATACTCGAAGTGCTCTGCTCACGAAACAAGCCCATCAGTCGCCAGGAATCGTGATGATTGCGATGACGTCTCTGAGCCAATAGCACGCCAGCGCGATCTGTCAAAAAAATAATCAAGGTAGAACAGGCAATCGGAAAAGAACGAAGCAGAAGCGAGTAGGACTCACTGGCCCCGTGAAGAAGGAGAGCTGTCAATGAAAACGTTAGTCTTGGCGAATCAGAAGGGTGGCGTCGGGAAAACAGCGATTGCCTGCCAGCTTGGGTATTTTCTTGTCGAACAACTCAAGAAACGGGTTTTGATCATCGACCTCGATCATCAGGGAAATACGTCGAAAAACATCATCATGTCGAAACTGGCCACAATTTCGGCAACCACGGCCAATCAATTGTTGATCGATCCGGTCACCACCATTGAGGAGGGGAATTTTGTGATGGTCCCGTCGCACGGTGATCTCCTCAAACTCGAAAGACGAGAAGAAGCGCACAACCAATTTGCGACGAATCTCAAACTGTTTCTCAATGAAATGGATGATCGGTTTGATGTCGCGATTATTGACACGAATCCCAACCCTGATATTCGTGTGCTGGCATCACTTGTGGTAGGAGATTTTGTGTTGTCTCCGATTCAGTTGAATCAAGAAGCCGTCGACGGTATTGCTGCCCTACGGGCGCAGGTCCTCAAGATACAAAGTACACTCAATAAGGACCTCAGATTTATCGGGCTCCTTCCGAATCTTGTGGAGCCAACCCCATTTCAACGCGCCAATTTTGAACAGCTCTGCACAGCTTTTGCCTCGTTGTTTATTCGGCTGGACGATGGGCGCATGGCTGCCATTCCATCACGAACGGCCGTAGCTGAAGCGCAGGCGATGGGGGCACCGATTTGGACATTGCAAAAAACAAGTTCACGCGATGCGTGGATGCATCTCAAACCAATCTTTCAAAAAGTGGCTCATACTATGGGGGTGACAGAATGAAAAAACCAATGACCGCAACACTGGATCTTACGGCTCTTGATCGTACCGCTTCGACTCCTGCTCCGGCTCCAGATCCGATCGCCAAAGAACGGACCGTGACGGCTGAAGTCTTAGGACGTCCGCTTCAAATTCCAGTCAAGGATATTGAGGAGGATCCTGCCCAGCCGCGCCAAGAATTCGATGCGGAGAGTATGGCGGAATTGGAGAATAGCATCAGGCTCCACGGGGTCAAAACTCCGGTGTCCATTCGTCCGCATCCCACAGAGCAGAAGAGATGGATTTTGAATTTTGGCGCCAGACGACTTCGAGCTTCCAGAGCTGTGGGTAAAGCTACGATCCCAGCATTTGTCGATCGATCGCATACAGACTACCAGCAGGTCATCGAGAACTTGCAGCGAGAAGATCTGAAGCCTCGGGAGCTGGCGATGTTTATCAAGAAGAAGATAGACGATGGAGAGAAGCAGGCCCAAATCGCCGAACTCCTTGGTGTGAATCGGTCCATGGTGACGAACCATTTAGCGCTCATCGATCCACCGTCCTGTATCGAAGAGATTTATGCCACAGGAAAATGTCTCTCAGCCAAGACGCTCTACGATTTACGGAATTTGCACAAAGAATTTCCTGATGAGGTTGATCGGTGGTGTGCCACTGCTGAAGAGATTACGCGTGCAGCGGTGTCAGCGTTGTCAGAGAAACTTAGAGGACCAAAAAAATCAAAAGTCACGTCATCGCAAAGTGAGCAGCAGAGTGATGAGAAGACTCCAAGCCAAGCCGTCGCGATGCCATCGTTGATCGTCATTTTTCAGCATCGATCGGGCACGGTGGATCTGCAGCATGCACCACAGCAGCCCAATCACTTGATCGTACATTTTGCAGATGGGAACCAAGAGGAAGTGCCGGCGAGAGACTGTCAGATTGACCAACTCATTTTCCAGTAACGCCTCACCGTTTCTTACCTCACCATCGCGCTCTCCTTCATCGAAAGAATAATCATCCCCTCCCCATTACAGATGGGGAGGGGGAGCTGAATCAATCACTCCATCCGGCCCAATTTAGGTTGGAGCAACCTGGATAGGAAGATGAGTTGTTGGACATGTCCAACAAAATACATCGGTCAGTGAGGTTTATCTAATTCGGTAATGACTACACATCACGCGGCCAATCGCGCATCATCGTTGGAATCGCCTGGCTATCTCAGTTCTACGCGAAGAGATTCGGCCTGGTGATGCCTGAGCGAATGAATCATTCATACCGCCTCAGTACATGATGCACGGAAATGTTGCTCCTCGCGATCTTGTCGCGAAAATTGTGCGCTCGCACGGATCCGTTAATCGAGGACCACGGCATGAACTCATAGTTGATGACGAATCGATTCATCAGCAATGAGTCGACGACATTGTGTTGCGCTGGCGTTGTCTGCGTCAGGAACAAGCTGATTCGCACAATGTCCAACGTATAGTAGCTTTGGTGTGCCGAGGCTGAGGCAGCTGAATCTTGTGAGATAGTATTTTCTTGGAAGACGGATAATTCTCAATGTCTCCAGAAAAGCATTATGATTGATCGCGAAGGCGCTGGTCTTCGATTTCTATTCCACGAATCATTCGTGTAACCTTCGTTCCGCGCGCAGGATAACCATTTCCATTCTGGTCGCTTCAGTCACGTAAACTTCCTATGCTAGGGAGGTTAGTGGCCTCGCCTAAAATGGTGGGATGAGAGGATGTGTGAACCGTGTGTTGTTTGCTTGGTGGGGCGACAATCATCGATGGATCTCGTTCGGCAGATGCATGTCGTGTGCAAGTCTCAGTACTATGTGGTGTTGATGGTTCAGTATAGGTTCGAAATAATCGTGCAATGAATATCGGAATGTTCAAGAATGTTGTTCTGGACATGGATGAAATTCCACCACGATTGATTTCTTGTCGAGATTGGTGTGGGGCAAAGTCAGATGTATTCGAGCATAAGTGGTTGCGCCGAAATCAGTGATCTCAAAAATAGTGTCGATCTTGAAGAGCGTGAAGAACGAGTAGCTGAACGGAAAAATCCAGCACGTGTTCAGCGAGGAGTTTCTTGATTGGGGAGAAGTTTGGAATCGAACTGTTCACATCTACAGGTTGCATTCACGAAGCACTAGTCAACAGCATGTGCGGCGCCAAGGCGAGGATGAGACGAATTAAGCGTAACTTGAATTGTAGGGATGTTGCCATTGCAATGGCGCGGCTCTTCATCTGATGACCGCAAAGATGGCTTCACGTTTTGCGACTGCCAATCAATACGAGCTAGGGACTCTAAGGTCATCCATGCATCAGTCCGTGACGACCTTGCTGTATATGTGTCCCCAATCGTAGAGAGTGCATGCGTATCGTTCCCATGATTTATGGTAGTGGGGGAAGGCGAAGGATTGGGATGTCGGCATGCATGATGGAGTTCCTGGACTGGGCGCAAGACTCCATAGGGTTTCTATTTGGGGCATGGTGAGAATCATGCTCGTCTGAAAGGATGAAAATGATTCGGCATGATTCAGAGTATTCGTCGAATGTGACGCATCTTGAGTGAGCCAGGAGGCATGGGTCAGTTGATTGTCAAGTAGCGCCGGTTATCCACATCGTCACATCACGCAAACACTTGAATATGCTCAGCGGTGAACGAGGTGGATCTCTAGTGCCGGTCGGCTTATCGCAGAGCGTGTAAAGATCGTCATCACTTTTGATGGATTGTTATCAATGACCCAGCATTATAGACAGCCTTGAGTTGGTCAATCTGATCTCCCTCGCCAAACGTAATTGCGCCAAGTAGACGAGAATTTTCCTCTTCGGCAACCTCCAATCCATCATAATCGTGCCGTGACGATCATGGCGTGATTAGTTCAGTCATCGTGAGGATGGAAAATTTGTTGGACATGTCCAACAAATCACATCTCAGTCTTGTCCGACCAATTCATGCTAACCAGACTGGCCGGATCCGGCTAATCACTCTGGATGGTCACGGCTATGGTTGGTGATGATGTGAATCTGGTGCTGTGAAGATCATCAATTAATCTAATCTTCACGGTCATCAAATCATGGAATTCAGCACGGGGAATCATCATCGAACAAGCCTACACTATTGATTGATGGCCTACTGGAGCAGAATGATCGGCTCAACCTGACATGTTCGCATCTCGCTAGGTTCACTAGATATTGAGTAGAACTGAGAGTTCGTAAATTATGGCAGTGCCTGGATGCTAAACCGTCGGTGGGTTTGAGTCACGGTGTAAGCAGATATTCTGATCGGTTTTTATTTATGGAGATAATTGATGATAGACGGTTGTCTTGGCAGCAAGACCTCTTGGGACGGAGTAGCTCTTCGTCGTGTCTTGTTTCTGCAATTGATCAGGATGCGTGATTGGTGCGGATCAGCTAAAAGCCGGCACCGACGATGACAATCATGGTGCGATTCAAGTAAGCGAGCGATATGGCGAGGAGTGGCACCAGTATCTGATGTCTTGCTCAATTTTCAGAATAGGGAAGGCACGATGGACTCTGCCATCTCGACCAGTGTTTTTTAGGTGTGAGACCAATTTTCTATTCGAATATTAAAAATGTTTCGGTAGGGCCATTGTCATCGTGAGACCAGTTGAAATCGCCTTGAGACGTCGTACCTTGGTAAGGGCAAACGGCAATGTGGGCAATGCTGTCGTGACAATTTGTAAGTCATGGCATACCTTCAATCGTGAGATGATGTTCAGATGATGCGAATCGTCTGTCTGATTTCATGTCGCACGCTGTTATCGGGTCAACGAGAGCATCGCAAGGGTAGCCACACTGGTCGCAGCCCATAGGTGAAAGGTCATGGATGAGAGATAGTAGGAGTTTCTGATGGCTGAGATAGCATGGGGATTTGCTTGTCGTTCACTATGCTAGTTTTTCGGAAATAACAATTTTGAAAAACAAGATTGTGATCCCCTAACTTTTCTACTATTGGGAATTGCCACCACGGGTTCTTTATGTATCTTACTTCAGAAATCATCAGCTTGGTTGAATCGATGAATGCTTCCTCGGCATCTGCACATCGGCCCTGTTGAGCAAGTGCGAAACCACGGAGGAGCTTGAGAGAAAATGAACCTAACGGGTACCATTCGTAGACCACTTGTGATGACTTGAAAAACTTTCCTTCGTGTACAAGTCCAAGCCCTATATGCACAAACCATCCTGGGTACACCTTGCCTATGTTTTCTAGTTCTAGAATATCTCTCTCTGCTGCCACCCAATCGCCGATTCTTAGATCATCATCGAGTCGATGTGTTAATGAGCTAAGCTCATTAACAAAATTTCGTTCAGTGAGGCTTACCTGTCGTAATCGGTTCATTTCCTGCAAATCATATAAGTTCCGTTCTCCTAGCGCTTTGTATAACGCCTGGAGGCCACTACCAAATCCCATACGCAATTCGATTTTCTTAATTTCTTGATCTTGTGGTATTGGTAGCGCGATGAGTTCCCATAAGAGATTGGCCACGCGACCTTTGTAGATGTCAGTGTGAGATGAAATGATGCTAGTGGCATCGACATTCCAAATGTTCGATTCAGAAAGATCGACAGTTGTCTTGAGGCTCCCTGAAAGCGTAGCTGAAACAGTTTTAGGCCATTGGGTAACCCCACAGGCTCCTATACCGCAGGTTGGTCCGCCATCCTCAGAAAACGATCAAATGGGATAGAGGAGTTTGTTTGCTTGATCATTGGAGGAAAAGATATTGTATATGCGCAAATCCACTACACCGCTCAGTTGAACAAGAGTGGGGTGCCAGACAACACGTAATTCCGCAGGATCTAGGAGAATTTCATCGGCTGAAAAAGATCGGCGAGCTTGCGTTGCGAGTCGGTTGTAAAACGCGTCAGAATCCCACTCTGCTCTCAGTGAGTCATGGTACTTGCTGACTCCGAACATCGATGTTTTCAGTAAAATGTATTCATTCATGGCGGCGGTGATCAAAACAATCTGAAACTGGTTGAGTCCTGAAAAGAAGCCATGAATTTCGGGAGTTACCTCTGCAGTGAACTGTGAGATGCCGTTCAAGATAATTCGCCCGCCAAAGCTGTGGCCTATCATCACCAGGTCGTAGTGCCGTCCAGAATTAGTCTTTGCACCATCGGCGAGAATCTTCATCAGGTCCTGAAAACCAGTAGCCGCGAGGGTATCAGCTCTTCCCTTCATTGCCCAGAAGTTGAGAAGTGGTGGAAACTCTGTCGATGGCCAGAATAACCCTATGATGATGGATTTTTTCTTGCTAGCCTTGCTATGAGTATAGAACCGACAGATCAAGTCCTGATAGTCGGTTTCCGCCAGCTTGGTGTCCTTGTTCCAGCCGTGAACGAATACGTAAATGCTATCTGCTTCAGGGATTGCTTTCGTTATTTCCGATGGCTGGTCGTCGTATACAAAACTCCCGTGTTCGTCGAACTCAAGAGGAAAGAAGAACTCATGTGCTTTTTGTTCACAAGGTAGGGTTGTCAGATCTTTACTTGTGTATTGCGGTGTATGTGAGCATCCAATTTGGAAACACGCTATGAGAATAGGGATGCCCATCTGGATTACTGAGGTTAGCTTCTTGTAAAGATGGAATTGCGGGGATCGTGTTATGCGGTCCTGTTGATGGAGGCAATGAAGCCTAGACGTTCGCCTAGACGATCTCTTCGATTGTTCACTTGGCTGACAAGCTTTCACTTCAAAGCTCTCATTTTTTGCTCGCGATTTGATAATCACTTGTTGTAGGGGATCATATGGTGCCTTCCAGTCGTCTCTTTTTCAAGTATTTGCCATTTGGGAAATGGAAGAATCACAATCCGTCTTTCAGGTGCTGGTTGGCAATCTGACTTGTCCCGCACGCCAATGTCCAATGGATCCAAATTAATAATGTATCGTCAAAATTGGAGGCAAGAACAATCATCTCTGCTCGAGAGTCTGAATCGATGTCGCTCGGGCATCGATCAATTTCATGTCTTGCTTTCGAGGGTGCGCACGATGCCCGTGATCCGCACTCGGTCTCAGTCATTTGATAGGATATTGACAGACGTTGGGTCGGTGCTGTCTGGATGGACGGCAGATTATACAGGTCAGCACAGATCATGTCGTAGTTTCGGTATCAGAGACTCGACCTAAGACAGGATTTCGCAGTAGCCGACGTATCTAAATGATAAATTCATGAAACCTATTGATAATCAACACTTTGAGCTTACAAGCTTGAGCTGAACTGCAGCTGAGTCTGGTTGAAACAGGTTTTGCTGGTTGTGAATGAATTCATTCGGCAGAATCGCAGTATTTCAACATGCCTTCTATTGCAACTGCGAAATATGGGCTAAGAATTTCTGGGAAATGCCCGCGCAGGTCTTACCGGGATTGAACCATCGGGAGTTCGCGTGACCCTTCGGCGGCTTGCTGAATGCGCAATCGCTCGAGACGAGAGGCTTCAAACACATTGTGGAGCATCTCATCTGCCACCTGGGTGAGCTGTGCTGCCGCATCTTTCATGTCGGCGTGCTCGACCAAGCGCGAGACCACCTCAGCTTTCGTCGCGCCTTTCTTCTGGCCCATGAACGGCTTGAGAAGGAGATAGAGGACATCTCGGACCGGCATATACCGAAAGAAGCGGCGGAGGAGTTGAAAGGTCTGGAGGGGGTAATGGATGAGCTTATAGACGAAAAGCTTTTTAATGCCGTCCTGTCGCACGCGGTTGATCGTTTCGCCGGACAGACAGGTCGGATCAATTTCTGAGCATTTGAAATATTTGTACCAATCCGTGGTTTCGTTCACCAACCCGCGTTTCACGTATTCCTGCCACAAGGGGGTACCTCGATAGACACAGAGCCGGTTGAATCCGAAGGTATCGAGTGGAAGTCTTGATGCGAAATCGAAGGTGGCCTCCATATCCTCAATCGTCTCGTCCGGATTGCCCACCGTGAAGAATCCGTGCACGATCTCCACACCGGCCTTTTTC is a genomic window of Candidatus Nitrospira kreftii containing:
- a CDS encoding hypothetical protein (conserved protein of unknown function), yielding MIGWWLLGGVVTMMGGVLAYKVWRPRRRLSSGSHTVMTKTTDGELLQFLVRPTRKTGKDL
- a CDS encoding hypothetical protein (conserved protein of unknown function); this translates as MQPSTVPSPKNWRLSAIIARSVGIIAIALGFVLGMYGLDHPDSHWLQTALGLLVTGMVAQGYALYCSIKGMRNRNS
- a CDS encoding hypothetical protein (conserved protein of unknown function), which produces MAKKLSPPEIMRNLAIGYWVSRLVHVAAKLRLADLLKGGSRSIEDLASAADVQPGALYRLLRALASVGIFAETKGRRFKLTPLAATLQTGVSNSMHAWALMINESWMWDSWKELLPGVKTGEMPFLKAHGMPIFQYLARHPEDLEVFGESMSSLSQAENPAITAAYTFTKGRTIVDVGGGHGSLLAAILKKNPTLKGVLFDQGAVIARAENDKHLTARGVAQRCRLESGSFFEAVPKGGDAYIMKYILHDWNDDECVQILTNCRTAMNEKGKVLVVDNVVSAGNDPSWGKLLDIQMLIIGGRERTKEEFAALFAEAGLKLVRIVPTKCPLSIVEGVRL
- a CDS encoding hypothetical protein (conserved protein of unknown function), translating into MKKPMTATLDLTALDRTASTPAPAPDPIAKERTVTAEVLGRPLQIPVKDIEEDPAQPRQEFDAESMAELENSIRLHGVKTPVSIRPHPTEQKRWILNFGARRLRASRAVGKATIPAFVDRSHTDYQQVIENLQREDLKPRELAMFIKKKIDDGEKQAQIAELLGVNRSMVTNHLALIDPPSCIEEIYATGKCLSAKTLYDLRNLHKEFPDEVDRWCATAEEITRAAVSALSEKLRGPKKSKVTSSQSEQQSDEKTPSQAVAMPSLIVIFQHRSGTVDLQHAPQQPNHLIVHFADGNQEEVPARDCQIDQLIFQ
- a CDS encoding hypothetical protein (conserved protein of unknown function), which produces MKTLVLANQKGGVGKTAIACQLGYFLVEQLKKRVLIIDLDHQGNTSKNIIMSKLATISATTANQLLIDPVTTIEEGNFVMVPSHGDLLKLERREEAHNQFATNLKLFLNEMDDRFDVAIIDTNPNPDIRVLASLVVGDFVLSPIQLNQEAVDGIAALRAQVLKIQSTLNKDLRFIGLLPNLVEPTPFQRANFEQLCTAFASLFIRLDDGRMAAIPSRTAVAEAQAMGAPIWTLQKTSSRDAWMHLKPIFQKVAHTMGVTE
- a CDS encoding hypothetical protein (conserved protein of unknown function) — protein: MGIPILIACFQIGCSHTPQYTSKDLTTLPCEQKAHEFFFPLEFDEHGSFVYDDQPSEITKAIPEADSIYVFVHGWNKDTKLAETDYQDLICRFYTHSKASKKKSIIIGLFWPSTEFPPLLNFWAMKGRADTLAATGFQDLMKILADGAKTNSGRHYDLVMIGHSFGGRIILNGISQFTAEVTPEIHGFFSGLNQFQIVLITAAMNEYILLKTSMFGVSKYHDSLRAEWDSDAFYNRLATQARRSFSADEILLDPAELRVVWHPTLVQLSGVVDLRIYNIFSSNDQANKLLYPI